A stretch of the Nitrospiria bacterium genome encodes the following:
- a CDS encoding DUF3570 domain-containing protein, with protein sequence MTKARRVSPAAGRERRGPGRLVKAVLLIAWFVVPIERSGAIEPAQDEVEAGYNYYHGGGVTVQGPAVIVRKDILNGGSLKAGYNVDIVSSASIDVVTQASPYKETRKEYSLGTDILRGDTLVGVDYINSRESDYLSDTLSVALAHDLFDKNTTFSLKVARSWDQVGKNNDPAFGWNKFNRTVYSTGITQSLTPLWLIQFNYELTADEGLINNPYRSAITLDGALVPENYPDARTGQAWALRTSYGIASAGSDGGYGGIRGSVQLDYRYYQDTFDVHSQTAKITLQRYFFSDWLGGVFYQYYWQDAASFYGDRLPPGQLYKARDKELSQYHDQWVGLTLKYKLKQAQWGIIRNPYVQVSNSWMVFNYDNFTDPRTGALYSQRVYVVHTDLGFNY encoded by the coding sequence GTGACGAAAGCCCGACGGGTGAGCCCTGCGGCGGGCCGGGAACGGCGGGGCCCGGGACGCCTGGTGAAGGCCGTTCTGTTGATCGCCTGGTTCGTCGTTCCCATCGAGCGATCCGGGGCGATCGAACCCGCTCAGGATGAGGTCGAGGCCGGCTACAATTACTACCACGGAGGGGGAGTGACCGTTCAGGGTCCCGCGGTCATCGTGCGGAAGGATATCTTGAACGGGGGCTCGCTGAAAGCGGGTTACAACGTGGATATCGTCAGTTCGGCCTCGATCGATGTGGTGACCCAGGCCAGTCCGTACAAAGAGACACGAAAGGAATACAGCCTGGGCACGGATATTTTACGCGGCGACACGCTGGTCGGTGTGGACTACATCAACAGCCGTGAATCGGACTATCTGTCCGACACGCTTTCGGTCGCGCTGGCACACGATCTATTCGATAAAAACACGACCTTCAGCCTGAAGGTGGCCCGCTCCTGGGACCAGGTCGGGAAAAATAACGACCCGGCCTTCGGTTGGAATAAGTTCAATCGAACGGTTTATTCGACCGGGATCACACAGTCCCTGACGCCCCTGTGGCTGATCCAGTTTAATTATGAGCTCACCGCCGACGAGGGTCTCATCAATAACCCTTATCGCAGCGCCATAACCCTGGATGGGGCGCTGGTGCCCGAAAACTACCCGGACGCACGGACCGGACAGGCCTGGGCCCTCCGGACCAGCTACGGAATTGCCTCCGCCGGCTCCGACGGGGGATACGGGGGCATCCGGGGTTCGGTTCAACTCGATTACCGCTACTATCAGGACACCTTTGATGTCCACTCCCAGACCGCCAAGATTACGCTTCAACGCTATTTCTTCTCGGACTGGCTGGGCGGAGTTTTTTATCAGTACTACTGGCAGGATGCGGCGAGTTTTTATGGAGACCGCTTGCCGCCGGGTCAGCTTTACAAGGCGCGGGACAAGGAGCTCTCCCAATACCATGATCAATGGGTCGGCTTGACGCTGAAATATAAACTTAAACAGGCGCAATGGGGCATCATCCGTAATCCCTATGTCCAGGTCAGCAACAGCTGGATGGTATTCAACTATGACAACTTCACCGATCCGCGCACGGGCGCGCTCTATTCACAGAGGGTCTATGTCGTCCATACGGATTTGGGTTTCAATTATTAG
- a CDS encoding SH3 domain-containing protein, translating into MSLLLLCLGPFIAAETAFGEEAYQKASVVEPFLEIHTGPGRSYPVFYVAERGEEILLLKRRTDWYRIRLSNGKEGWVNRADIEKTLLAQGRNKGVMDRIYDDYLADRLELAWGAGTFGGDPSLSVRMTYLLTDVLSLEGGANFVSSDQGSIDLYQGGIVVTPWRWRWLSVSATVGGGIVSATPSSLVVGVTKKTFQEAHAGIGISIPLVRNLFARGDFRNYTVFMSPERTREFQEYGIGLSFRF; encoded by the coding sequence TTGTCCCTGTTGCTCCTTTGTCTGGGGCCTTTCATCGCGGCGGAGACCGCCTTCGGAGAGGAGGCCTATCAGAAGGCGTCGGTGGTCGAACCGTTTCTCGAGATTCATACCGGACCGGGAAGGAGCTATCCGGTTTTTTACGTTGCCGAACGGGGGGAGGAGATTCTCCTGTTGAAGCGCCGGACGGACTGGTATCGGATCCGATTGTCCAACGGAAAGGAAGGGTGGGTTAATCGGGCGGATATCGAAAAGACCCTTCTGGCCCAGGGCCGGAATAAAGGGGTGATGGACCGGATCTACGACGATTACCTGGCCGACCGCCTGGAGCTGGCGTGGGGAGCGGGGACCTTCGGCGGGGATCCCTCTCTCAGCGTTCGGATGACCTACCTCCTGACGGACGTCCTTTCCCTGGAGGGAGGGGCCAACTTCGTCTCGAGCGATCAGGGAAGCATTGATCTCTATCAGGGGGGGATCGTGGTCACCCCGTGGCGCTGGCGCTGGCTGTCCGTTTCGGCGACGGTGGGCGGCGGCATCGTCTCTGCGACGCCGTCGAGTCTCGTGGTCGGCGTGACCAAAAAAACGTTTCAGGAGGCCCATGCCGGTATCGGGATTTCGATTCCCCTGGTCCGGAACCTCTTCGCCCGGGGCGATTTCCGGAATTACACCGTCTTCATGAGCCCGGAGCGGACGCGGGAGTTTCAGGAGTACGGCATCGGACTCTCATTTCGGTTCTAG
- a CDS encoding outer membrane beta-barrel domain-containing protein: protein MPKRIVLTMGVIGFLLGGLFSSARAENFPQGEEPIIKPPVEEQKLKEAKIDTESLEMGPYYGVYALDGFGTSGVYGFRLAYHLTEDVFFEGTYGITRFNQETFRRLTGRSLVADENITYWNAGAGYNLFPGQIFPTRKRTLNSTIYLLGGLGQTQIDRQAHFTFDAGTGYKVFIVDWFEVRVELRTHILQTDLTGANEIMKNIEGTAAFAVFF from the coding sequence ATGCCTAAGCGGATTGTGTTGACGATGGGCGTAATCGGATTCCTGCTCGGAGGGCTTTTTTCTTCCGCCCGGGCCGAGAATTTTCCGCAGGGCGAAGAACCGATCATCAAACCGCCCGTCGAGGAGCAAAAGTTGAAGGAGGCCAAGATCGATACCGAGTCGCTGGAGATGGGTCCTTATTACGGCGTGTACGCCCTGGACGGTTTCGGCACCTCGGGGGTCTACGGCTTTCGGCTGGCCTACCATTTGACGGAGGACGTCTTTTTCGAGGGGACCTACGGGATCACCCGGTTCAACCAGGAGACGTTTCGTCGTTTAACCGGCCGTTCCCTCGTGGCCGATGAGAACATCACGTACTGGAATGCCGGTGCGGGTTATAATCTTTTCCCGGGGCAGATTTTCCCGACCCGCAAGAGGACGTTGAATTCGACGATCTACCTGCTCGGGGGCCTGGGTCAAACCCAGATCGACCGGCAGGCCCATTTCACCTTCGACGCGGGAACCGGCTATAAAGTCTTCATCGTGGACTGGTTTGAGGTTCGGGTGGAGCTTCGAACGCACATCCTTCAGACCGACCTCACCGGAGCGAACGAGATCATGAAAAATATCGAAGGGACGGCGGCCTTCGCGGTCTTTTTCTGA
- a CDS encoding TlpA disulfide reductase family protein, which yields MNKTKTIPLFLAVLMFFGPGPAHGAGQGEKAPDFTGKTLVGKNVKLSELRGHIVLLNFWGTWCAPCKEELPYFNRIYGKYKGVGLEILAVNVDKVAAQAAGMSGALGLTFPVVLDPSGDLFNLYRIRNMPTTFVVGKDGLIHYVHWGFGPNDPPRYESEIKGLLKD from the coding sequence ATGAATAAGACAAAAACGATCCCCCTGTTCCTGGCGGTCCTGATGTTCTTCGGCCCCGGTCCGGCTCACGGCGCCGGACAGGGAGAAAAGGCGCCCGATTTCACGGGAAAAACCCTCGTGGGAAAAAACGTCAAGCTCAGCGAGCTGAGGGGGCATATCGTCCTGCTTAATTTTTGGGGGACCTGGTGCGCCCCATGTAAAGAGGAGCTTCCCTACTTCAACCGGATATACGGGAAATATAAAGGGGTCGGTCTCGAGATCCTGGCCGTGAACGTGGACAAGGTCGCCGCGCAGGCGGCGGGGATGAGCGGCGCCTTGGGCCTGACCTTCCCGGTCGTCCTGGATCCCTCCGGCGATCTGTTCAACCTCTATCGGATCCGAAACATGCCGACCACGTTTGTCGTGGGCAAGGACGGCCTGATTCACTACGTTCATTGGGGATTCGGACCCAACGATCCGCCGCGTTACGAATCGGAGATCAAAGGCCTCCTGAAGGATTGA
- a CDS encoding DUF4266 domain-containing protein: MKSLFWLLMGLMIALTGVSGCASVKPWEREYLADETMQFDPDPLMAQWYQHVREIREGGRGGFNGTGGGCGCR, encoded by the coding sequence ATGAAATCCTTGTTTTGGCTCTTGATGGGCCTCATGATCGCCCTGACCGGGGTCTCGGGATGTGCCTCGGTGAAACCCTGGGAGCGGGAGTATCTCGCGGACGAGACGATGCAGTTTGACCCCGACCCCTTGATGGCCCAATGGTACCAACATGTGCGGGAAATCCGGGAAGGGGGGCGGGGCGGGTTCAACGGTACCGGCGGGGGTTGCGGTTGCAGGTGA